Proteins from one Melioribacteraceae bacterium 4301-Me genomic window:
- the aroF gene encoding 3-deoxy-7-phosphoheptulonate synthase, translating to MLIIMGLDSPRKDIDKVKQKIIELNCTPHEIPGSSKLAIGITGPTHLLKEEDFQMMPSVQEVVRVTKKFKLVSRQMKNENTIIEFDKHTIGGKELCIIAGPCSVETREQTFEIAEQLKEMGIILFRAGAYKPRSSPYTFQGLKEKGLEILAEVKSKLGLKIVTEVLNSQSLQSVAEVADIIQIGARNMQNYSLIEEIGSLQKPVLLKRGMAAAVEDLLLSAEYIAAQNNFNIILCERGIRTFETATRNTLDLNAVPVIKQWSHLPIIVDPSHGVGIWDKVPQMAMAAVACGADGLMIEVHHDPENALSDGYQSLTPKKFKELLSKLNELAPIVNKELKLYEHAVSL from the coding sequence ATGCTAATAATTATGGGATTAGATTCACCTCGCAAAGATATTGACAAGGTAAAACAAAAAATTATTGAGCTGAACTGCACACCTCATGAAATACCAGGCAGTTCAAAACTTGCAATTGGAATTACTGGTCCTACCCATCTGCTAAAAGAAGAAGATTTCCAAATGATGCCATCAGTTCAGGAAGTTGTTCGTGTAACAAAAAAGTTTAAACTTGTTAGCCGTCAAATGAAAAATGAAAACACAATAATTGAATTTGATAAACATACAATCGGGGGAAAAGAACTTTGTATAATTGCGGGACCTTGTTCAGTTGAAACACGCGAGCAAACTTTTGAAATAGCCGAGCAATTGAAAGAAATGGGAATAATTCTTTTTCGAGCTGGGGCATACAAACCTCGTTCAAGTCCATACACTTTCCAAGGGTTAAAGGAAAAAGGATTGGAAATTTTAGCCGAGGTAAAATCGAAATTAGGGCTTAAAATTGTAACTGAAGTATTGAATTCTCAATCCCTCCAAAGCGTAGCTGAAGTTGCAGATATAATTCAGATAGGTGCTAGAAACATGCAAAACTACTCTCTCATTGAAGAAATTGGCTCGCTGCAAAAACCTGTTTTGCTTAAACGCGGTATGGCAGCCGCAGTAGAAGATTTGTTGTTAAGCGCAGAATATATTGCTGCTCAAAATAATTTTAATATTATACTTTGTGAAAGAGGCATACGTACTTTTGAAACTGCAACAAGAAATACTTTAGACTTAAACGCCGTGCCTGTAATAAAACAATGGTCACATTTGCCAATAATTGTTGATCCTTCACATGGTGTTGGAATTTGGGATAAAGTTCCACAGATGGCAATGGCAGCCGTTGCTTGCGGTGCAGATGGATTGATGATTGAAGTTCACCATGACCCAGAAAATGCTTTATCAGACGGTTATCAGTCTTTGACACCCAAAAAATTTAAAGAGCTTTTAAGCAAATTAAATGAACTCGCACCAATAGTTAATAAGGAGTTAAAATTGTATGAACACGCAGTCAGTTTATAA
- a CDS encoding phosphoribosylanthranilate isomerase, producing MKVKICGITNLEDALVCIENGADMLGFIFYEKSKRYISFDYAKEILQQLPPTVNKVGVFVNDKYQTINDAAKKIGLDVIQLHGDESPEFTEKITLPVFKSFRISESFDWSGIKQYKKIIPLLDTYSKNQFGGTGKHFNWNLIPDEYKHSIILSGGITIDKLERIFNEIKPLAIDISSSLEITPGKKDHKKVKEFLAKFNQLRRQTC from the coding sequence ATGAAAGTTAAAATCTGTGGAATTACTAACCTCGAGGATGCTTTGGTATGCATTGAAAATGGTGCTGATATGCTGGGATTTATCTTTTACGAAAAAAGCAAGCGTTATATCAGCTTTGATTATGCAAAAGAAATCCTGCAGCAATTGCCACCTACAGTAAATAAAGTTGGAGTTTTTGTAAACGACAAATATCAAACCATAAATGACGCGGCAAAAAAAATAGGTCTGGATGTAATCCAACTTCATGGTGATGAATCCCCCGAGTTCACAGAAAAAATAACTTTACCTGTTTTTAAATCATTCCGAATAAGCGAAAGTTTTGATTGGAGTGGCATCAAACAATATAAAAAAATTATTCCTTTGCTGGATACATATTCAAAAAATCAATTTGGTGGTACAGGCAAACATTTTAATTGGAATCTTATACCGGATGAATACAAACATAGCATCATCCTTTCTGGAGGAATAACAATAGACAAGCTTGAAAGAATTTTTAACGAAATAAAACCATTAGCAATTGATATTTCCTCCTCACTTGAAATAACACCCGGGAAAAAAGACCATAAAAAGGTAAAAGAATTCTTAGCAAAATTTAATCAACTAAGGAGACAAACATGCTAA
- the trpC gene encoding indole-3-glycerol phosphate synthase TrpC, which yields MNILEKILETKKIEVSELHRKFSRSSFTNFELFNKKSLDFKSALSKNGKINLIAEIKKASPSKGILKENFDYLEIARKYMSNGVDAISILTDQRYFFGNISFLKSIAEIKTVPLLRKDFIIDEFQILEAKANGADAILLIAEALSKAQIDELTNTAYENDLEALLEIHSEDQLKKIDFDKNKIIGINNRDLRTFQVSLTTTSEIVKKIPNKCLIISESGINSKDDVNFLKNTRVNALLVGEYFMKSENIDESLKQFIDWCKK from the coding sequence ATGAACATACTCGAGAAAATACTAGAGACAAAAAAAATTGAAGTTTCAGAACTTCATCGTAAATTTTCACGCAGCAGCTTTACGAATTTCGAATTGTTCAATAAAAAAAGTCTTGATTTTAAATCTGCACTTAGCAAAAATGGAAAAATTAACTTGATTGCGGAGATTAAAAAAGCCAGCCCTTCAAAGGGAATTCTTAAAGAAAATTTTGACTATTTAGAAATCGCACGTAAATATATGTCAAATGGAGTCGATGCAATTTCAATATTAACTGACCAAAGATATTTTTTTGGAAATATCTCCTTTTTAAAAAGTATTGCTGAAATAAAAACCGTTCCACTTCTCCGCAAAGATTTCATTATAGATGAGTTCCAAATCTTAGAAGCTAAAGCAAATGGAGCTGATGCAATTTTACTAATTGCAGAGGCATTATCAAAAGCACAAATAGATGAACTAACCAATACTGCATATGAAAACGACCTTGAAGCACTTCTCGAAATTCATTCTGAAGACCAGCTAAAAAAAATTGATTTTGACAAAAACAAAATTATTGGAATCAACAATAGAGACCTAAGAACATTTCAAGTTAGTTTAACCACAACAAGTGAGATTGTTAAAAAAATTCCAAACAAATGTTTAATAATTTCAGAAAGTGGAATTAATTCAAAAGATGATGTAAACTTTTTAAAAAATACACGGGTGAATGCATTATTAGTTGGTGAGTATTTTATGAAATCAGAAAATATTGACGAATCCTTAAAACAATTTATTGATTGGTGTAAAAAATGA
- the trpD gene encoding anthranilate phosphoribosyltransferase — translation MKEYLEKVIEGKNLTFDEAYKVMYSIMSGNENNSKIASLLTALKMKKETPEEVAGFVKAMREKVIKIKCEDENVIDVCGTGGDGSGSFNISTAVAFVVSGAGVKVAKHGNKSISSKSGSSDVLHELGVDVQLSPELSEKALNEIGIAFLFAPLYHPAMKHVAPIRKELEFRSIFNILGPLTNPAGTHKQLIGTFNYETAKLMSEAIKYLDMEKVCFVCTNNSFDEVSLTHPTNVIETTGRNSMHIYELTHESFGFPKLEIKDILGGTAKQNAEIMHKIFAEKEKTPAYYVVVANSALALKVAGVSDSLSDCIQLAEESILSGKTLKKLYELKEFGEKYK, via the coding sequence ATGAAAGAATATTTAGAAAAAGTAATTGAGGGAAAAAACCTCACATTTGACGAGGCATACAAAGTTATGTACTCAATTATGAGCGGCAATGAAAATAATTCAAAAATTGCCTCTCTTTTAACCGCACTTAAAATGAAAAAAGAAACTCCAGAAGAAGTTGCCGGTTTCGTAAAAGCAATGCGAGAAAAAGTAATAAAGATTAAATGCGAAGACGAAAATGTTATTGACGTTTGTGGAACAGGCGGTGATGGTTCCGGCTCTTTTAATATCTCTACAGCGGTTGCTTTCGTTGTTTCTGGAGCAGGAGTAAAAGTTGCCAAACATGGCAATAAGTCAATCTCAAGCAAAAGCGGAAGTTCAGATGTTTTACATGAACTTGGCGTTGACGTTCAACTTTCACCAGAACTCTCTGAAAAAGCTCTTAACGAAATTGGCATTGCTTTCCTTTTTGCTCCTCTCTATCATCCTGCAATGAAACATGTAGCACCAATACGAAAAGAACTTGAGTTCCGTTCTATATTTAATATTCTTGGACCTTTAACTAACCCTGCAGGTACTCACAAACAATTAATCGGTACATTTAACTACGAAACTGCTAAACTTATGTCAGAAGCTATTAAATACCTCGATATGGAAAAAGTCTGCTTTGTATGTACCAATAACTCCTTTGATGAAGTTAGCTTAACTCATCCTACCAATGTAATTGAAACTACAGGAAGAAATTCAATGCATATTTATGAATTAACACATGAATCGTTTGGTTTCCCTAAACTTGAAATTAAAGATATACTAGGTGGCACAGCTAAACAAAACGCAGAAATTATGCATAAAATTTTTGCCGAGAAAGAGAAAACCCCTGCATACTATGTTGTTGTTGCAAATTCTGCTCTCGCATTAAAAGTAGCCGGAGTTAGTGATAGCTTGAGCGACTGCATTCAATTAGCAGAAGAATCAATTTTGTCTGGTAAAACATTGAAAAAGCTTTACGAGCTTAAAGAATTTGGAGAAAAGTATAAATGA
- a CDS encoding aminodeoxychorismate/anthranilate synthase component II has product MKIIVIDNYDSFTFNLVQLIGKLASTIIVKRNDKISVDEIDSIKPDKIVISPGPGRPEDSKVSIDVIKICGKTIPVLGVCLGHQGIGISFGGKIINAPSLMHGKTSLIKHDGKTIYKNLPQNFQAGRYHSLVIDRETLPDELIVTSESEDGVIMGVRHKTYPIEGIQFHPESILTPEGENLIKNWLAL; this is encoded by the coding sequence ATGAAAATAATAGTAATTGATAATTACGATTCGTTTACATTTAACCTTGTACAACTTATTGGCAAACTTGCGAGTACTATCATAGTAAAAAGAAATGATAAAATATCAGTTGATGAAATCGATTCGATTAAGCCAGATAAAATTGTAATATCGCCAGGACCCGGCCGTCCGGAGGATTCGAAAGTATCTATCGATGTAATTAAAATTTGCGGAAAAACTATTCCCGTACTTGGTGTTTGTCTTGGACATCAAGGAATTGGTATCTCATTCGGAGGCAAAATTATAAATGCACCATCTTTAATGCACGGTAAAACTTCTTTAATTAAACATGACGGTAAAACTATTTACAAAAACCTTCCTCAAAATTTTCAAGCCGGAAGATATCATTCATTAGTAATTGATAGAGAAACTCTGCCAGATGAACTAATTGTTACTTCAGAATCAGAAGATGGAGTGATAATGGGAGTCCGTCATAAAACATATCCAATAGAGGGAATTCAATTTCATCCTGAATCAATTTTAACACCCGAAGGGGAAAATTTAATAAAAAACTGGTTAGCATTATGA
- the trpE gene encoding anthranilate synthase component I: MSFEEFKELAKLYNKIPVYEKITADLLTPVLAYLKIRQKGKYSFLLESVEGIGRLARYSFISKNPSKIIMNRGDNLTIISDSTTSIKKNIFDYLSEEIEKINDPKIDELPDFTGGIVGYLGYENVALIEDTIKFTGKKQINLPDSIFGIYDTLIAFDHYKHQIILIKNVTIDKNVDLEESYNKALIEINELKRQLYSPFDNKLQFKLSKEIDSNGKPEDFYETVENCKQKILEGDVFQIVFSKRFSAEFVGDLINVYRALRIINPSPYMYFMELETIKPQDKLTVIGTSPEDLLKVKNKKATILPIAGTRRRGKNQREDQEIEKELINDPKELAEHIMLVDLARNDLGRVCKYGTVQVTEKMSIHKFSHVMHIVSRVEGELEDDKNCIDALKASFPAGTVSGAPKIRAVQLLNDYENLQRSVYAGAVGYIDFKGNLDMCIAIRTLFAFGKKIYWQAGAGIVADSRPELELKEIKNKSAALLNALKYAEVIDENNSN; encoded by the coding sequence ATGAGTTTCGAAGAATTCAAAGAGTTAGCAAAATTATATAATAAAATTCCCGTTTACGAAAAAATAACGGCTGACCTTCTAACGCCAGTTCTTGCATATCTAAAAATTCGTCAAAAGGGTAAGTACAGTTTTTTACTTGAATCTGTTGAAGGCATCGGAAGACTTGCACGTTATTCATTTATTAGTAAAAATCCCTCTAAAATTATAATGAATCGTGGAGATAACCTCACTATTATAAGTGATTCAACTACTTCAATAAAAAAAAATATTTTCGATTATCTTTCTGAAGAAATTGAAAAAATAAACGACCCCAAAATTGACGAGCTACCAGATTTTACAGGAGGTATAGTTGGTTATCTTGGTTATGAAAATGTTGCTTTAATTGAAGATACAATAAAATTTACTGGTAAAAAGCAAATTAACTTACCAGACTCGATTTTCGGAATTTATGATACTCTAATTGCATTCGACCATTACAAGCATCAAATCATTCTCATTAAAAACGTTACTATTGACAAAAACGTAGATTTAGAAGAATCTTATAATAAAGCATTAATTGAAATAAATGAACTAAAAAGACAGCTCTACTCTCCCTTTGATAATAAACTTCAGTTCAAGCTTTCAAAAGAAATCGATAGTAACGGAAAGCCGGAAGATTTCTACGAAACAGTTGAAAACTGCAAGCAAAAAATATTAGAAGGCGATGTCTTTCAAATTGTTTTTTCAAAAAGATTTTCAGCTGAATTTGTTGGTGATTTAATTAACGTTTATCGCGCACTAAGGATTATTAACCCCTCTCCGTATATGTACTTTATGGAATTAGAAACAATTAAGCCACAAGACAAATTAACAGTAATCGGTACATCTCCAGAAGATTTATTAAAAGTGAAAAATAAGAAAGCAACTATTTTGCCGATTGCAGGGACAAGAAGGAGAGGGAAAAATCAACGTGAAGACCAAGAAATTGAAAAAGAATTAATTAACGACCCAAAAGAATTAGCAGAACATATAATGCTTGTTGACCTCGCAAGAAATGATTTAGGGAGAGTATGTAAATATGGAACTGTTCAAGTAACAGAAAAAATGAGCATTCACAAATTTTCTCACGTTATGCACATCGTTTCGCGCGTAGAAGGTGAACTTGAAGATGACAAAAATTGTATCGATGCATTAAAAGCAAGTTTTCCAGCTGGAACTGTTTCCGGCGCGCCCAAAATAAGAGCAGTTCAATTGCTGAATGACTACGAGAATTTGCAACGCTCTGTTTATGCTGGAGCTGTTGGCTATATCGATTTTAAGGGCAACTTAGATATGTGCATTGCAATCAGAACTTTATTTGCTTTTGGCAAAAAAATTTATTGGCAGGCAGGCGCCGGCATTGTCGCCGATAGCAGACCTGAACTTGAACTTAAAGAAATAAAAAATAAATCTGCAGCTTTATTAAACGCACTTAAATACGCTGAGGTAATTGATGAAAATAATAGTAATTGA
- a CDS encoding M16 family metallopeptidase translates to MEKVKITQIPNGITIVTEKLTHVKSFSLGFWFNVGSRNETSENNGISHFIEHMLFKGTKHRSAKKIAEEIESLGGYLNAFTSKEHTCFYGRGMSQHIEKTFEVIADMIQYPLFRPSDISKESSVVIDELYDIEDNPEELIFDKFESNIFSGSSLGLPIIGTEKNLKKFRQSDLFKYKDENYRLNNLFIVASGFVNHEDIVQYTKKYFKNSKKEKAKKSAEQFINNSFNISNDLYIYKETQQSHIIIGGTTYGYNDKRRIGVSVLSHILGEGSSSRLFQLVREKNGIAYQINTFLNSFYDISTFGVYFSTNDKYVEKAMNLVYSEFKKLMTKIVSEWELTKAKEYLIGNILMSLESTTNRMIRVGQSMIYFNRVKPINEIIKQIEKVTKEDILELSNQLFEEDKLKRVILSSKNLLLQKVA, encoded by the coding sequence TTGGAAAAAGTCAAAATCACACAAATTCCTAATGGCATTACAATCGTAACCGAGAAATTAACCCATGTTAAATCGTTTTCGCTTGGATTTTGGTTTAATGTGGGTTCAAGGAATGAAACAAGTGAAAATAACGGAATCAGCCATTTTATAGAGCACATGCTTTTTAAAGGTACGAAGCATCGCTCTGCCAAAAAAATTGCCGAAGAGATTGAATCGCTGGGTGGTTACTTGAACGCGTTTACATCAAAAGAGCATACCTGTTTTTACGGAAGAGGGATGAGTCAACATATCGAAAAAACTTTTGAAGTTATTGCTGATATGATTCAATATCCACTTTTTAGACCGTCGGATATTTCTAAAGAATCTTCAGTCGTTATCGATGAACTTTATGACATTGAAGATAATCCCGAAGAATTAATTTTTGACAAATTTGAAAGCAATATTTTTAGTGGCAGTTCATTAGGCTTGCCAATTATAGGTACGGAAAAAAATCTTAAAAAATTCAGACAATCCGATCTCTTCAAATACAAGGATGAAAATTATAGATTAAATAATCTTTTCATTGTTGCAAGTGGATTTGTTAATCATGAAGATATTGTTCAGTATACGAAAAAATACTTTAAGAACTCTAAAAAAGAAAAAGCAAAAAAGTCAGCGGAGCAGTTCATAAACAATAGTTTTAATATTAGTAATGATTTATATATTTACAAAGAAACTCAGCAATCACACATTATTATTGGCGGTACAACTTACGGGTATAACGATAAAAGAAGAATTGGTGTAAGCGTTCTTTCCCATATTTTAGGCGAAGGTAGCAGTTCAAGGTTGTTTCAATTAGTGCGCGAAAAAAATGGTATAGCATATCAAATAAATACCTTTTTAAATTCTTTTTATGATATATCAACATTTGGGGTTTACTTTTCTACTAACGATAAATATGTAGAAAAGGCAATGAACTTAGTTTATTCCGAATTTAAAAAATTAATGACAAAAATAGTATCTGAATGGGAATTAACAAAAGCAAAGGAATATTTAATAGGAAATATTTTAATGAGCTTAGAAAGTACAACAAATAGAATGATTCGTGTTGGTCAATCGATGATTTATTTTAATAGAGTAAAACCAATCAATGAAATTATTAAGCAAATAGAAAAAGTAACTAAAGAAGATATACTTGAATTATCTAATCAATTATTTGAAGAAGACAAGCTAAAAAGAGTAATTTTGAGTTCGAAAAATTTATTACTTCAAAAAGTTGCATAA
- a CDS encoding molybdopterin-dependent oxidoreductase, with product MPKIIIDGKEVEFKQGQTIIEAARENGISIPHFCWHPKLSISGNCRVCLVEVEKMPKLVIACSTYAADGMIVHTQSEKTLSARNAVMEFLLINHPLDCPICDEAGECKLQDYAYKHGKGESRFEEIKMRKEKRVSLGPHIMFDAERCILCSRCIRFSNEIAKQNQLTFVNRGDRVTITTFEEEGFNNPYTLNTTDICPVGALTNKDFRFKARVWEMSNTKSICIGCARGCNIEIWVRNNQILRLTPRHNETVNSYWMCDNGRLSTFKFVNSSDRVDGTFIRKEGKLIKVDWSTAVKEAAKRLKEFKSKEIAFIGSAFATVEDNYVLVKIARQLGAVIIYFLKHTLPGDQDDILIREDKTPNSLGAELVGVKPADNGLIINEILDAVENKKIKALIVMEDDLTSISEKVEESLAKLDLLIVLSTNFNKTAEMSDVLFPASTYAEKHGTFVNFLGRIQRIRPAVATVELDRALDGMAMSRWDKFGTNFDRWMQGHKYDAKPSWKILTAIGNELGMKFKYQMSEEVFEDIAKAIDVFKGLDYDLIGDLGKELKVNIKETTLV from the coding sequence ATGCCTAAAATTATAATTGACGGGAAAGAAGTTGAATTTAAACAAGGTCAAACAATAATTGAAGCAGCAAGAGAAAATGGTATTTCAATTCCGCATTTTTGCTGGCATCCAAAACTTTCAATTTCCGGTAATTGTCGTGTTTGTTTAGTTGAAGTTGAGAAAATGCCTAAACTTGTAATTGCCTGCTCAACTTACGCTGCGGATGGTATGATAGTTCACACACAATCTGAAAAGACACTTTCGGCAAGAAACGCTGTTATGGAATTTTTATTAATTAACCATCCATTAGATTGTCCAATTTGCGATGAAGCAGGTGAATGTAAGTTACAAGATTATGCTTATAAGCATGGGAAAGGAGAAAGCCGTTTCGAAGAAATTAAAATGAGAAAAGAAAAACGAGTTTCTCTTGGCCCACATATTATGTTTGATGCCGAACGCTGTATTTTGTGTTCAAGGTGTATAAGATTTTCAAATGAAATTGCAAAACAAAATCAACTTACTTTTGTTAATCGAGGTGATAGGGTAACTATTACTACTTTTGAAGAAGAAGGCTTCAATAACCCCTACACATTAAATACTACTGATATTTGTCCTGTTGGCGCACTTACGAACAAAGATTTTAGGTTCAAAGCAAGAGTTTGGGAAATGTCCAACACTAAATCCATTTGCATTGGTTGTGCGAGAGGCTGTAACATTGAAATTTGGGTTCGCAACAATCAAATTCTTAGATTAACACCGCGCCACAACGAGACTGTTAATAGTTATTGGATGTGTGATAACGGCAGACTAAGTACATTTAAGTTTGTTAATTCAAGTGACAGAGTTGATGGAACATTTATTCGCAAAGAAGGCAAATTAATTAAAGTTGATTGGAGTACTGCAGTTAAAGAAGCTGCAAAAAGACTAAAGGAATTCAAAAGCAAAGAAATAGCATTCATCGGGTCTGCTTTTGCTACTGTAGAGGATAATTACGTATTAGTTAAAATTGCAAGACAGTTAGGTGCAGTGATTATCTACTTTTTGAAACATACATTGCCTGGTGACCAAGACGATATATTAATTAGAGAAGACAAAACACCCAATTCATTAGGCGCAGAACTTGTCGGAGTTAAACCTGCTGATAATGGCTTAATTATTAATGAAATTCTTGATGCTGTTGAGAATAAAAAAATAAAAGCATTAATTGTAATGGAAGATGATTTAACATCAATATCAGAAAAAGTGGAAGAATCTCTTGCTAAATTAGATTTGTTAATTGTGCTTTCAACTAATTTTAATAAAACTGCTGAAATGTCAGATGTTCTTTTCCCTGCATCTACATACGCTGAAAAACATGGAACTTTTGTAAACTTTCTAGGAAGAATTCAAAGAATTAGACCTGCAGTTGCCACTGTAGAATTGGATAGAGCTTTAGATGGTATGGCAATGAGCAGATGGGATAAATTTGGTACTAATTTCGATAGATGGATGCAAGGTCATAAATATGATGCTAAACCAAGTTGGAAAATTTTAACTGCAATTGGAAATGAACTGGGAATGAAATTTAAATATCAAATGTCAGAAGAAGTTTTTGAGGATATAGCGAAAGCAATTGATGTTTTTAAAGGTCTAGACTATGACCTAATTGGAGATTTAGGAAAAGAACTAAAAGTTAACATAAAAGAAACAACATTAGTATAA
- the nuoH gene encoding NADH-quinone oxidoreductase subunit NuoH, whose product MNIAEIVIISLIKIILVVVMILGSVVFLVYFERKISAWIQYRRGPNRVGWKGILQTTADVMKLLLKEDIVPAASNKTLHTLAPIIALFVAFSTYAVIPFGPDVTIFGYHIKLMVADVNIGVLYVLALTSLGVYGITFAGWSSGSKYSLLGGIRSSAQMISYEVSMGFSIAGVLLLAQSLSPQEIVLAQSGWKWNAILQPIGFITFLVSAFAETNRLPFDLPEAEPELVGGYHTEYSSMKFAGFFLAEYANMIIASAMIVTLYFGGWQIPYIDKLGLSVTLTTLLQVGAFFLKVIFFLFFFMWVRWSIPRFRYDQLMSLGWKVMFPLSVLNIIWVACLIMFFNL is encoded by the coding sequence ATGAACATTGCAGAAATTGTAATTATCAGCCTAATTAAAATAATACTAGTCGTTGTAATGATTCTTGGTTCAGTTGTTTTTCTAGTTTATTTTGAACGAAAAATTAGTGCATGGATACAGTACCGCCGAGGACCAAATAGAGTAGGGTGGAAAGGTATTTTGCAAACAACTGCCGATGTAATGAAATTATTATTGAAGGAAGATATTGTTCCTGCAGCATCTAACAAGACACTGCATACTTTAGCGCCGATTATAGCTTTATTTGTCGCATTTTCTACTTATGCTGTAATTCCGTTCGGGCCGGATGTTACAATATTTGGTTATCATATTAAATTAATGGTTGCAGATGTAAACATCGGCGTATTATATGTTCTTGCCTTAACTTCACTTGGCGTTTACGGTATTACGTTTGCCGGCTGGTCATCAGGCAGTAAATACTCATTATTAGGTGGTATCCGTTCTTCAGCTCAAATGATTTCCTATGAGGTTTCGATGGGATTTTCCATTGCTGGAGTTTTACTTTTAGCGCAATCATTAAGCCCTCAAGAAATAGTTTTAGCCCAAAGCGGTTGGAAGTGGAATGCAATTCTTCAACCAATCGGGTTTATAACTTTTCTGGTGTCGGCTTTTGCTGAAACGAATAGATTGCCGTTTGACCTGCCAGAAGCTGAACCAGAACTTGTAGGCGGCTATCATACTGAATATAGCAGTATGAAATTTGCTGGATTCTTTTTAGCAGAATACGCCAATATGATAATTGCCAGTGCTATGATAGTTACACTTTATTTTGGTGGATGGCAAATTCCTTATATCGATAAACTTGGTCTTAGTGTTACTTTGACCACTTTATTACAAGTAGGGGCATTTTTTCTAAAGGTTATTTTCTTCTTATTTTTCTTTATGTGGGTTAGATGGAGTATACCGAGGTTTAGATATGACCAACTGATGAGCCTCGGCTGGAAGGTAATGTTCCCCCTCTCAGTGCTAAATATTATTTGGGTTGCATGTTTAATTATGTTTTTTAATTTATAA
- the nuoI gene encoding NADH-quinone oxidoreductase subunit NuoI — MELKKREKDLTVWQKLYIPEIVKGLALTFKTMLRPKVTMEYPEVKFEPPSSYRGRPVLVQEKNGVERCVACGLCSRVCPALAIEVQAAETELEKERYPQKFEINMIRCIFCGFCEEVCPEEAIVMSKDYELVFTNREEAIFGKDKLLVPVEQLKDRIEFLRKFK; from the coding sequence ATGGAGTTAAAGAAAAGAGAAAAAGATTTAACAGTCTGGCAGAAGTTATATATTCCTGAAATTGTTAAGGGGCTGGCTTTAACTTTTAAGACCATGTTAAGACCAAAGGTTACAATGGAATACCCCGAAGTTAAGTTTGAGCCGCCTTCATCTTATCGTGGCAGACCGGTTTTAGTCCAAGAAAAAAACGGTGTTGAAAGATGTGTTGCATGTGGATTGTGTTCGCGTGTCTGCCCAGCGCTTGCTATTGAAGTGCAAGCTGCTGAAACCGAATTAGAAAAAGAAAGGTATCCTCAAAAATTCGAAATAAATATGATTCGTTGTATTTTCTGTGGCTTTTGCGAAGAAGTATGCCCTGAAGAAGCAATTGTAATGAGCAAAGACTATGAACTTGTTTTTACAAACCGAGAAGAAGCAATTTTTGGTAAGGATAAACTTCTTGTACCTGTAGAGCAACTTAAAGATAGAATTGAATTTCTTAGGAAATTTAAATAA